In the Salvelinus namaycush isolate Seneca chromosome 35, SaNama_1.0, whole genome shotgun sequence genome, one interval contains:
- the LOC120029466 gene encoding ribosomal L1 domain-containing protein 1-like: protein MPYKTLRTEYKPFEAKRRLLGNFDMFLSDDRICRLLSSHFYERKKEPLSLNQQSKKLALDIQRTIQGTTISISKNSCCCIACVAHSGMAADEIAENIDSAVSTIVTKLRVREDR, encoded by the exons ATGCCTTACAAGACACTGAGGACTGAGTACAAGCCCTTTGAAGCCAAACGACGGCTGCTGGGGAACTTTGACATGTTTCTTTCAGACGACCGCATTTGCCGCCTGCTGTCCTCGCACTTCTACGAGAGAAAGAA GGAGCCTTTGTCATTGAACCAGCAGAGCAAGAAGCTGGCCTTGGACATCCAGAGAACCATCCAGGGAACAACAATCTCCATTTCTAAGAACAGCTGCTGCTG CATAGCTTGTGTGGCCCACTCTGGGATGGCTGCAGATGAAATAGCAGAGAATATTGATTCAGCTGTCAGCACCATCGTGACGAAACTACGGGTTAG